The window CAGACACTTTCCAAAAAAAGCAGCGCCGCACTCGCTCTGCTCGGCGCCTCTTTCCACCCGtaattcagaagaagaaaaaaaaaaaaaaaaaaaaaacacaacacaacaaaacccaaaaaacaagattttttttttttttttttttttaagcctgattCCGTGAATGCGGCTGTTTTCTGACCCGCCGCCGCTTTGCGGTTACGGGCTGCTGAGAAAGTGAGCGGGGTccggcggggcggcccccggGACCTCCTCTGTTTTTCcgagctttttaaaattttccggAACGAGCCCTAAAAAGGgcaggcggggcggggccggATCCTCGCCTTTTTAGGACAAGGGCCCCGCCACCGGAATACCCCCctgggcggcgcggcgggcggcggcggggcgctgccggcgcggcgggggctgagcggggccggggcgggtcggggccgcccccgcggggcgcggattggggggggggggggggttggggttcGGGGGGGTGtcggggcgggcgcggagcggcgggtCCCGCACGCGGGCGCCCACGTGACCGCCGGGCCCCGTTCCTCAGTCCTTATATGGGCAGTGACGTCCCGGGCATTCAGGGGGCCCCCATAAATACTTACCGCCAGACTTGTCCTCCAGCGCGAGCTGCGGCGGGAGCGCGGCTCTCCCGGGGCACCGCGGGCACCGCACCGCCGCGacggggcggccgcccgcccatgcccccccgcccgccgcgccggctCCCCGCCGTCCCCCCGCGCCGGTAGTGGGAGGCAGGGGGAAGCGGCCCCCTCCtcgcccgccctccccgccccgagCGCGCACCGCCGCCGGCCGGGAGCGCCGCtcccccggccgccccgccgcccccatgATGACCGCCAAGGCGGTGGACAAGATCCCGGTGACCCTCGGCGGGTTCGTGCACCAGCTCCCCGAGGGCATTTACCCCGCGGATGACATCTCCGCCGCGCTGCCAACTTCGGTCGCGATCTTCCCCAATGCCGACCTGGCGGCGGGGCCGTTCGACCAGATGAGCGGCGTGGCAGGAGGTAAGCGGAGCCcgcgcggggggcggcccgggacGCCCGCGGGGGGCGACGggcggaggtgggggggagggggggggggggggggggggcgggcaggctAGAACGGGGGCCGCGGCCCCCCGGGGCTCGCCCGCCGCCTGGCCGGGGTCCCCGGCGCCCCTCGCGGCAGCCCTGCCTCCGCGCCCGGCTCGGGGCGGGGTGGGCGGAAAAGTTGGGGCCGGCGCGGGGCCCCCGCAGCCGGAGCGCAACATGTGCGCGccgcagccccgggccgggccgggccggggcgggcggcggccgggtCCGGGGCGCCCGGCGGGTGGCGGCGCGGAGGGCTGACCGgctccttgccccccccccccccccccccagacggCATGATCAACGTGGACATGGGCGACAAGCGGGCCCTGGACCTGCCCTACGGCGGCGGCTTCGCGCCCAGCGCCCCGGCCTCCCGCAACCAGACCTTCACCTACATGGGCAAATTCTCCATCGACCCGCAGTACCCCGGCGCCGGCTGCTACCCCGAGGGCATCATCAACATCGTGAGCGCGGGGATCCTGCAGGGGGTCAGCACGCcctcctccgccgcctccgccgcctcctccgccgcctcctccgcctcctcctcggccaccgccgcctccgccgcctccgccgcctccCCCAACCCGCTGGCCGGGGCCCTCGGCTGCACCATGGCGCAGGGCCAGCCGGCCGACCTGGAGCACCTCtactcgccgccgccgccgccctacTCGGGCTGCGGCGACCTGTACCCGCAGGACCCCTCCTCGGCCTTcctgcccgccgccggcggcggggcgctgcctttccccccgccgccctcctaCCCCTCCCCGAAGGCGGCGGGTGCCGACGGCGGGCTCTTCACCATGATCCCCGAGTACGGCGGCTTCTTCCCGCCGCCCCAGTGCCAGCGGGAGCTGCACGCCGGCCCCGACCGCAAGCCCTTCCCTTGCCCCCTCGACTCGCTCCGCGTCCCGCCGCCCCTCACGCCGCTCTCCACCATCCGCAACTTCACCatgggggcggccccggcgggcaccGCCCCCGGCAgcgctcccggcggcggcggcggcggcagcggcgggggcgaGGGcgcgggcgcgggcgggcgggtgcCCGGCGGCGCCTACAGCCCGCACCACCTGCCGCTGCGGCCCATCCTGCGGCCCCGCAAGTATCCCAACCGGCCCAGCAAGACGCCGGTCCACGAGCGGCCCTACCCTTGCCCCGCCGAGGGCTGCGACCGCCGCTTCTCCCGCTCCGACGAGCTCACCCGGCACATCCGCATCCACACGGGCCACAAGCCCTTCCAGTGCCGCATCTGCATGCGGAACTTCAGCCGCAGCGACCACCTCACCACCCACATCCGCACGCACACCGGCGAGAAGCCCTTCGCCTGCGACTTCTGCGGCAGGAAGTTCGCCCGCTCCGACGAGAGGAAGCGGCACACCAAGATCCACCTGCGCCAGAAGGAGCGGaaaggagccgccgccgccgccgccgccgccgccggcgggtgcccgcagcccggcggcgggagcggcgccgcCGCCCTGGCCCCCTGCGCGGCGCGGACGCGGACGCCCTGACGGCGCGGGGCGCGCAGGACCCAGCGCGgagccgcggagccgccgccgagcgcggcggggcgcggagcggagcggagcggagtcCGGCGGGGCGCGATCGGCgcccggcggcgccgcggggctcccccgggccgggccgggccggggcgggccgggccgggccggcgggtgTACATAGGGGCTGCGGCGGGAGGATGGATGCATGCAGTGCCGTCGTGGTGAGGTGTCCTTGGTGCCTTGTGTGGTGTAGAGCCCGGTCCCCTGTCTGCATGTGGGGGGTGCCTTACCGATCCGCTCCGACGACAGCGGCGACACCGAGACCGGAAAGTTTTCCCTCCCTGGTTTTAGTATGGCTGTACATTTCTGCCTATTaatattgggattttttttttttttttagagactATATTTTTGTACgcactggtttggggttttggttttgttttcggTGACTTAAAAGTGTTACGTTTGTAGTAGGACTTGGGACGGGATGTAAATAGTCTGGCTGGAAGCGACGCCCGTTGTCCGCCGGGCCCCGGCGCGCAGCAGATGATAACACGAATAATGCACAACCACTAACGGGAGCTGGAAGGAGAGAGGGTTTCTTTCTGGCCACTCTGTAAATAAACTTTTCGACAATAGGGTAGGTGCTTACAACGTTTATAAAAGACGACAAATAAATCTCTTAATTATGCTAAATTGACACCTTTATTTCCGTAGgttccccggcccggcccgggggagggggtCCCTCCCGCCCgtcccccggcggcggggggtTGCGGGGCGGCCCGGCCTGGGGTTGCCGCCGGGCGCTCCGCACCGCCCCGCACCGCCTGGGCGCGGAAAACCGGCGTCCCCGGCCCCGGCGTACAAACGCTTGCTCTCCGGCGCGGGGATTTCCCTCGGAGACCAGACACGGGATCGTATTCACCGGGGAGCGGGGTGggtgttggtttttggttttattttttttttttttgactcactttctgttttgttccGCGGTTACGAGACGCCCCGGGCAACCTCCCCGAGTGGGATCCGGAAAAGTGAGTACCGCCGCCCCGACGGCCACCGCCCGGGGACGCGGTTCCCCGCTGCCGGCGGCGCGGagctgcgcggggctgcgcgggtgGCGCCGCGCCCGCTCTCGGGGGGCTCCGCGGgggcccgcgggcggcggcgctcACCCCCGCGGCACAACCCGGCTTTTTCTGCCGAACCCATCTGGCCACAACATCGCGCTATCgcacctttcccccccccccaccatctATTTTGATGCTTGTTTTTTAAGATGTTACCCCGGCCTGGCCCCGCCAGGGCTCCCCCTCGGGCCCTGCCGTCGGTGCAGGGCCATACCGGCCCCGGGGCCTTGCCCTGCTGCGGCGGAGACCCCCGGTACAGCCCGCACCGCGCCGGTGAGCCGTGCAGGACGGAGCTCACGGCCGAGGCCGTAGGGAGCAGGAGGCAAAGGCCTCGCCCAGCCGCTGCTCGCCCCGCTGCGGCACCTGCCTCTTCTGTGGGAAACGACCTGCTCCCCAGAACCAGCGCTGGCTTTCGGGGCGGCTGCTCTTTGCTTGGGAAAGGCGGTCAGTGGTAGCTGAAGCGTCGTGCCTGGTTTTGGACTGGGCGTGAGGCAGGCGTCCGAAGCTGGGCACAGACCACTCCATGCGGGACAGAGAAGCCAGGGAACGCCGCCAGCTCCAGGGCCACCCCGCCGTCCACCCTAGCAGTACACGTAAGCCTTCGCCTCCCTGCCACATCTCCTGACGGGTCGCAGCTTCGCCACCCGATCCCGTGTGCCCCCAAAAGAGACGGTGTGGCCGGCTGCCGGAGGGGTGTCACACGGGAGCGCAACCCCACGGGAGCGGCGGCCTCCTCGGTCGGCACCGGTGGGCGGTGGTACGGGGAGGCGGACAGGGATCCAGCGCGCTCAGCCTGCTGCTCCCGGAGGTACTGCCATGGCCTCGGATAACGGCCGCTCAGTCGCAGCCAGGGCGTCGTGAGCCGCACTGGGATCTCGGCTACCCAGGCGCGCGGTCCGAGGCTCCGCTCCTGCTCTCCGAACCCCTGCAGCCACGCTAGAAGATTAAAACCCCGGTCAAAACCAAAACGAGATGAACCACATGAATTGTAAACGAGCTGAATGAAGGAAACTGCCGATGACTAGCACACGGCTACAGGAGAACCTTACGCTGTGCAATAGCATCGGCGACCTTAACCCCGTGCCTTTGCCTTACACCAACAGCCAAAGCAGCAGCACCGTGTGTGCTCGGACATGTCTGCGGGGCGCCGGCGGAAGATCTGGGCTGAGAAGCCAGCGTTAAGCGTCACCTTTCAGAGAGGCCAGCCGCACCCTGTGGACCGTTAGGCGAAAGAAACTTGTGCTCTGCACCATACTTGGTTCACACTCTGCACTATACTTGGTTCACGACTGTCGTACTTGTGAAGGGAAGTAATGACTGGTCAGTGGTGAGATATCCGGTATTTATTCTATAAGTCAGCAATAACAGTAATTTTGCTGTTGTGAAAACACAATAACCAGACTGCAGAGAGAAGGAACGGCATTACAGACTTAAACCTTCTGCTTACAGATATCCAGAACACATGAAGTAAGTTTCAATTACTGAGTAAGCAAGAAGTTACACAAAGAGGCTTTTCTTTAATGCATCTCAggttttctttgctatttttccCGGCTTTAATACTTTGATGCTAACacctttattaaaagaaaaaaaagaaataggtttTGCGACAGTTGTTAACAGCACTCCGCAGTGTAAGGGACCATGCTGTCCTCTACAGAAAGACACATTAAAGACCTACCCCATTAAACATCTCGACTAGGTTTTagacatggagaaaaaaattaaaaaccaagcaGAAAGACCTAAGGGCAGGACAGAGCAGACGAGATAAAAAAATGCTGTCGCAGTTTGTTTTTCCAGTACAGCTGTTTGCATGCACCACGGTATCTTCTTTGTGAACTCCTGAAAAAGGATGATGGTCTTCATTAGCATCGGGGAGAGTTAGAAATAGGCTGTAACATAGGGAGGCATTGCGTTGTAGTTAATGACTGCATTCGATAGAGAATTGTTGCACATTAACTAACGCCAAGCTGCAGGGGAATTCCAGGAAAAACAGGTAAGCCAGCTGCAGAAGTATCAGGCACTTTAAAGTGCTGCAAGAGTAAATGGAAATCGCCTGAAATAATTTCCACCAATTTTTCCTTGCAAAAGAATTAATCTGTGAATGCATAATGCCGACTGTACATTTACACTCattctttcacaggaaaaaaaaaaaaaaaagcaatgccgTATcagaatcatttaaaaaaaaaaaaatcacatacaagCCACTGTACAGGAAAAACAAGTCTGCTTTTataaatacacaaagaaaaattaaagccaCTTGTGGAACGATTTCTGGAGCAGGTTGGTACGTCACTTAGGAGGTCGGTTAAGCTGCGTTTTCTTATTCAAATTCCCACATCGTGACCAGGAGGGCCAAGGCTGCCCCGGCACAGGCTTGTGGAACAAAGTGTGCGTTAGGATGAACGGGCACAAGACCAGTCCCTGCAGTGCAGACGGAGTATTTCACCTACAGAAAAAGTTTCTCCCTTGTTAGAAAGATCGCATCCCCTGCTGTGGACAAACTCCATCTCCAGACTGCTTCCATCACAGCAAGGCCAAATTCACGGTGTCTCTTCTACGCTACGTTTATTTAAAAGCCTTATGAAAAAGTAGTCTTTATAAATAGTATAAAGAGGGAAACCGCAAGGCTTCAAAAGCCCAAAGCGTTCACTTGTCCGTATAAAAACACAGACTGCATTTTAAAGAGAAGACATCAGGTCAAATCTTATCTGTACCTAGGGTATGCACGCCGCTGTATATACATTGAGTTTGCAAATACGTCATGTTTCTAGAATAGCTTCCACGGCGCTACAGTGGATAGTTGTTTTTTCTCTTAAGATGCCCAGTTTCCGCTACCCTCTGCCACTGCTGCACGAGAGGTTCCAAGCGAGGTTAATTAGCAGCCGACTAGCCTCCTTCTCCTAGCTGAAGGAAGTATGCATAGACGTATTCTGTAATTCTCAGTTGCAATAGCGAGATCTTATATGCAACGCTTTAAAGAACTGTTAGAAAGTCATTCTGAACCTGACGGTGTCCCTGCGGAGCGGGAATTCCCTTAACTCCAGCCCTGGGGATCGCTGGCATGTACTGGAGGAGCACGTCCTGGCTCAGGAGTtcttctgggtttggtttttgctgGCAGGGTACAGCTCTTGCTGAGACTCGCTCCGGAGCGCCCGCAGGCCGCAGCCaggccagcccctgcccagcccctacCCAGCCCGGGCGGCCGCACTCCGCAGCCCACCGGCGCCAGGCGGCCCTAGCGGGGGGGAGCCCCGCCACAAGGCTTATTGCGTTTGCTCGCCCTGCCGGAGCCCGATCCCTCCTCACCGACGCGCGGCCCTAACTATTTACAGAGGAAGGTGGATTATTTTCCCCCCGACCGTTCAGCTGAGCAGAAGTTTAACCGTGCCGCTCCTCCACATCGGcccaaaggaaacaaaacacgCTCTGGCGCTTTCTTTCCCCCGACTCGTGAAGCCGGGCAGGCCCGGGGAAGGTGAAAGTCTCTGAGCCGCAGCGCTCCCGGGGAGCCCCCGCCGGCTCCCGCCGTCCCGTCCCGGCTCACCAGGCAAAGCGCAGCCGTGGCTCCGGCGGTGCCGCCGGCCGGGGCCgtggcgggggccgggcgggctcCCCTCAGGCCggcgcgcggggggcggggcgagCGCCAACCGTCCCAAAGGCCGCCACcgggcccgggccgccgccgccgcctcagaGGCAGACGCGGGGCCCGGGGTAGGGCTCGCCCCCGCACCAGAAGTCGGCGGCCTGCGGGGTCTCCATCAGCCACACCTCCCGCGGCAGCCCGGGCGGCTCGGCGCCCGCCGGCGGCCCCTCCAGCAGGCGGTAGTAGTGGCAGTCCCGGCCGTGCTGGGGGTCGTAGGGCGGCGCCAGGATGTCGAGGAAGGCGGCGGGCCCGTCCACGGCGTCGATC of the Strix aluco isolate bStrAlu1 chromosome 7, bStrAlu1.hap1, whole genome shotgun sequence genome contains:
- the EGR2 gene encoding E3 SUMO-protein ligase EGR2 — protein: MMTAKAVDKIPVTLGGFVHQLPEGIYPADDISAALPTSVAIFPNADLAAGPFDQMSGVAGDGMINVDMGDKRALDLPYGGGFAPSAPASRNQTFTYMGKFSIDPQYPGAGCYPEGIINIVSAGILQGVSTPSSAASAASSAASSASSSATAASAASAASPNPLAGALGCTMAQGQPADLEHLYSPPPPPYSGCGDLYPQDPSSAFLPAAGGGALPFPPPPSYPSPKAAGADGGLFTMIPEYGGFFPPPQCQRELHAGPDRKPFPCPLDSLRVPPPLTPLSTIRNFTMGAAPAGTAPGSAPGGGGGGSGGGEGAGAGGRVPGGAYSPHHLPLRPILRPRKYPNRPSKTPVHERPYPCPAEGCDRRFSRSDELTRHIRIHTGHKPFQCRICMRNFSRSDHLTTHIRTHTGEKPFACDFCGRKFARSDERKRHTKIHLRQKERKGAAAAAAAAAGGCPQPGGGSGAAALAPCAARTRTP